The Calditerrivibrio sp. genome segment CTGAGCCCTTCATAGAGCATTTCACCTATTGGATTACCCCAGCTTCTAAAGGTCCCCTCTGTCATAGGTCCATCTGTTTTCCACCCACCATCATACTCGTTGTTGCTATAATTAAACCCTACTATTCTGAGCTTATTCAGTGTGTTAATTATGCCATTTACTGATGTCTTAAATGTACCATCAGTTTGGTTTATTTCATCAGCAACGGAAGAAATATTTTTTCTCACCACACCACCAGACATGTTCTTTTCATAGCTACCTGTAATAAGGCCAAAGAAGATGTCGCTCCTACTTATACATTTACCATTGTTTGTGCAATCGTTATCGTTGGAACATATCTGAAAATTTTTAGAACATACCTTTACATAATCCCCTTCCCCGTACTTCTGTAATATACCTATCGGTTTGTATTTTCCATTTGGATATTGTTTACAGTTTTCTTCCAGTCCTACAGTTTCATCACACACTTTTACTCTAATAAAGAAATCTTGTACCCCTGTTCTGTCATCACACACCGGTCTTTCTTTTGATGCCCAATCCCAGATATTTAGCGAAGTATTGTTGAGAAATCTGATTTTTCTTGTTTGACCATCACTTGTAGACGTTATACAAAATAAATGGCTATTATTGCCTGTTGGATTTGAGTATGGGATAAGTTTGCTTGCATTATCCAATGCAGTAAGCCTCTTACCCCAGCTGTGGGCATCTCTGGGGATAAATGTTGCCTCAAGTATAGTTTCAGTAGCCGTATCTGTGGATCTATATCCACCATATAACACTTTTCTTATGATATCCATTCTGCTCATAGTAAGCCAGTTTAGCAGATTCCCACTCCATGATGACCCATCACAATATTTCTGGCTGTCAGCATTTTTGTGGAAATAGAAATGATCTTTTGTGGAATCATATTTGTAGCATTTTTTAGGATCGAAATAACCGTAGTAATTAAAGCTATGTTTATAAGTGATCTCAATTTTCCCATCATCATCCAAATCAACAGCATCATTATAAGCTTCGTAAAACATCTTGTGGTCTTTACTTAGGATCAGCATGATCAAAGGGGGAGCATTTCCAGGTAGATAAGGTGGGACCGAACAATAATTATTTGCTGAGTATGATACATCTATTATGGTTACTGAAAAGATGATTATCAATAAAAATATCCTTACCATAGTATACCTCCTGCATTTTATTATAACTAATTTCCGTGAAAAAATCGTGAAATGTTTTTAGAGATGTACAGCTTGATAAAAATTTTGTTGCATAAATTAATTTTTTCGGATATAAATTAGCCCCATTTCGCACGCTGAGAAAACCGTAAATAGCCTGTGCCTCTTTTTAAAGGGGTGCTATTTTGGTCAGCGGAGGAAAAACAAATAGGAGGAACTATGTCACACATTTCAATGAAAAGCCTTTTAGAGGCTGGTGTGCATTTTGGTCATCAGACCAAAAGATGGAATCCGAAGATGAGCAAGTATGTCTTCGGTAAGAGAAACGGTATCTATATTATCGACCTTCAAAAAACCGTGCAGTGCTTTAATCAGGCGTATGAATTTGCCAGAGATATGAGCCAGAAAGGAGCCAAATTCCTCTTCGTCGGCACAAAGAAGCAGGCTCAAGAAGCTACAAAAGGTGCTGCAGAGAGATGCAACAGCTTTTACATTCACAACAGATGGCTCGGCGGAACCCTCACAAACTTTGAAACCATCAAATCAAGGATCAAAAGACTAAAAGAGCTCGAGGATATGTTTGCCTCAGGCTATATAAACAGGTTCCACAAAAAAGAGATATCAATGATCAAAAAGGAGTATGACAAGCTCCACAAAAATCTTGCCGGTATAAAGGATATGACAGATATCCCTGATGTGATGTTTGTCATAGATATTAAAAGGGAGCAAAACGCAATAGCCGAAGCAAAAAAGCTTGGTATCCCCATAATAGCCATAGTGGATACAAACTGTGATCCAGAACAGGTGGATTTTCCAATACCCGGCAATGACGATGCCATAAAAGCCTGCCAACTTATTGCAGATAGGATCGCCGATGGTATAAATGAAGGCAGACAGATGAGAGAAGAAGATCTTGTAAATGAGATAAGGACCGCTTCTATATCAGAGGAAGAGGACATACCCCTTGATCAAGTGATCAATTCTGTAAATATCGATGCAAAATTAGACGAATATGAGGAGGAAGAGTAATGGCTGAAATATCTGCTGCTTTAGTTAAAGAACTTAGAGAAAGGACCGGAGCTGGCATGATGGATTGCAAAAAAGCTCTGGCGGAGACAAACGGAGATATAGATCAAGCTATCGAATACCTAAGGAAAAAAGGGCTTTCATCAGCAGCCAAGAAAGCAAGTAGAATAGCTGCCGAAGGGATCATAGCAGATCATGTAGAGGGTGATACAGGTGTAATTGTCGAGGTTAATAGTGAAACAGACTTTGTCGCCAGAAACGAGGAATTTGTCAGCTTTGCTAAGGATGTGGCAAAATGTATAGTAAAAAACAACGTAAATACCCTTGAAGAGTTAATGAACTCAAGCTTCGGCAGTGGGGAAACAGTCAGTGAGGCCTTAAATACGAAAATTGCAAAAATTGGAGAAAAGATCGATATCAGAAGGTTTGCAAAGTTTCAGGGTGGTCTTTTAAACACCTATATACATCTTGGTGGCAAGATCGGCGTTATAGTAAAGATGGAAGGTGGCGATAACAATTTGGCTAAAGATATATGTCTACATATCGCTGCTTCAAATCCACTGTATCTTGATACCTCCAGTGTAGATCCAGAGTTTATCAAAAAAGAGGAAGAGATCCTCACAGCCAAACAAAAGGAAGCTGGCAAGCCTGATAACATAATCCCCAACATCGTAAAAGGTCAGATCGCCAAATATCTCAAAGAGATCTGCCTAATGAGCCAACCTTTCGTAAAAAATCCAGACATCACTATAGAGCAACTACTTGCAGAACACAAGGCTAAGATCGTTGGTTATGCAAGATTTCAGGTGGGTGAGGGTATTGAAAAAAAGCAGGAAAACTTTGTAGAAGAAGTGATGAAGCAGATCAAGGGGTAGTGTGCCCTTTGACGGTTTCCATGAGTATAATATCTCGCTTAAAAAGGTCATAACCAAGAGAGGGCAACCCCCTCTCTTTTTTTTATAAAACCAGCCTCCATGTGTGCAAAAAAAGATACACTGTTTTCAAGTAAAAACAATCATATAGAAACATCACTATATGCTAATAATAAAATTTTGTTATAAAAAAACATTCAGTGTAAGCTACTTACGTTTGATGTAAAAAAGATGTTAAATGAATAGTTTAATTGGCATGTCTTTTGAATCTAAAAATTACAGATGGACAACATTTTTGAGTTGACATCAAATAGAAAATGGTTTAATAATTAGAAAAAGATGGCTTCGCCATCGAGAAAAGGCTATATTAAGAAAAAAATAAACTTAGGAGGAAAGAAAGTATGAAAAAGTTAATCGCACTTTTAGCAATCGGTTTAATTGCTGCACCTGCAATTGCCCAGCAGTGGAATATGTATGGACAAGTTAGGCTTGGGGCTTTTTACAAGAGCTTAGATGAATATGCAAGTGGTATTGGCGAATCAGATACTGATCTGACTTTTGGTAATTTTATTAACTCAAGAATAGGTGCTAACGTAAAAGCTAGCGATAAGCTTACAGCCACAGTAGAATTAGGAATCGGTTCAGCCGAAAATATTGGTAATCCTAATCTTAGTGCTAATGCTGTTACAACTCGTTTAATGTTTGCCACCTATGATTTTGGTGGTTTAAAAATGAGAATAGGCCAAGACTATGCTCCAACTGCCGCATTCGCTGCTTTCAACCAGGTTTCTAATACTGATAACGACTTAGTTGGTTTTGGTGCAATCAACTCAGCTAGATATTCTCAGTTAAAATTTATGGCTGCTGGTTTTGAACTTGCTCTTTCAAGGCCAGGATTGGTTTCTTCTGATACAACTCAAATCGATGTTTTACTACCTAGGATAGAAGCATCATATACTTTAGATGTCAACCCCATCAAAGCAAAAGTATATGGTGGATATCAGACATATAAAGTATATGACAACGGAACTGCTTATGTTAAAGAAAATGTAGCTAAATATGACGATACATTGTATGGATACATTTTAGGTGCATATGTAAATGCCAATATGGGTGCAGTATATAGCAATTTGAATGCTTACGTTGGTTCTAACCTTGGAACAATGGGTTATTTGGGAGGTCAATCAGGTTTAGCTAGTAATTCCAGACCATTTATATTAAGCAATGGTACTCTTGACAATTCAAAAGATTACGGTTTTGCTATAAATGCTGGTTTTAAGGCATCTGATGCTCTGACTTTTGAAGCAGGTTATGGTTATGCCCAAACAAAATATGGAGCAAAAGATGTTAAAGATGATGCACAGTCATATTATGTAAATGCTATAGTTAATTTAGCGAAAGGTTTCTTCATTGTACCAGAGATTTCTGTAGAAGATAAGAAGAAAAATGGTACTGTCAAAGAAGGTAAAACAACTTTCTACGGTGCTAAGTTCCAAGCTAATTTCTAATTTGAATACTAATTTTTACAATAACATAAAGGAAGGCTTTTGCCTTCCTTTTTTATTTAAATCTTACTGTTTGCTTATTTTCTAAATAATAAGGCTTTATCGATTTTAAATTAACCATAATGACCTATTAGTGATTAAAAATTAGCATCTTTTATAACATTTATTCAAGGTATTTACTATTGTTTAATGGAATCAAACATTTGGCATTAGTTTTGCTAAAAAAATATTAATTTTTTTCTAAAAATGTATTGAAAAAATGTTAAAAATTTGTTAACTTACATTTAACAGAATTGTTACAAAAAAATCTGGAGGTAACTATGAAAAGACTTATTGCTTTGTTAGCTATTGGACTTATTTCAGTGTCAAGTTTTGCTGCTACTTATGATTTTTATGGGTCGGTTAGGCTTAAAGCATTCTATGGCACATCTGACAAATATTTTTCTGGTTTAGGCAAGT includes the following:
- the rpsB gene encoding 30S ribosomal protein S2, producing MSHISMKSLLEAGVHFGHQTKRWNPKMSKYVFGKRNGIYIIDLQKTVQCFNQAYEFARDMSQKGAKFLFVGTKKQAQEATKGAAERCNSFYIHNRWLGGTLTNFETIKSRIKRLKELEDMFASGYINRFHKKEISMIKKEYDKLHKNLAGIKDMTDIPDVMFVIDIKREQNAIAEAKKLGIPIIAIVDTNCDPEQVDFPIPGNDDAIKACQLIADRIADGINEGRQMREEDLVNEIRTASISEEEDIPLDQVINSVNIDAKLDEYEEEE
- the tsf gene encoding translation elongation factor Ts translates to MAEISAALVKELRERTGAGMMDCKKALAETNGDIDQAIEYLRKKGLSSAAKKASRIAAEGIIADHVEGDTGVIVEVNSETDFVARNEEFVSFAKDVAKCIVKNNVNTLEELMNSSFGSGETVSEALNTKIAKIGEKIDIRRFAKFQGGLLNTYIHLGGKIGVIVKMEGGDNNLAKDICLHIAASNPLYLDTSSVDPEFIKKEEEILTAKQKEAGKPDNIIPNIVKGQIAKYLKEICLMSQPFVKNPDITIEQLLAEHKAKIVGYARFQVGEGIEKKQENFVEEVMKQIKG